From the Lathyrus oleraceus cultivar Zhongwan6 chromosome 4, CAAS_Psat_ZW6_1.0, whole genome shotgun sequence genome, one window contains:
- the LOC127074754 gene encoding anthocyanidin 3-O-glucosyltransferase 5 — protein sequence MDLHKPAHLVLLSSPGLGHLIPMIELGKRFLIHHKFKLTILAITSQTSHTESQILRSATNPSLYTIIQIPSPNISSLLPPSAAVATRIYLTMRHSLPSIKSTLTNLPIPPSSLIVDIFGTEALTLAQQLNIPKFVYVASHAWFLSLWVYSPVLDKQIQGQYTDQKEPFKIPGCKPVRPEDLVDPMLDRNDLQHKEYLVSANNLSKSDAVLVNTWDDLQHRDLKALNGELSGVMKVPVFAVGPLVRQTESETGQDTELIIQWLNKQPKESVIYVSFGSGGTVSYEQIKEIAFGLELSKQRFVWVVRAPTAESADAAFFTTGSNNVLDDEFDEIRKHFPEGFVERIKNVGLLVNEWAPQVTVLKHPSIGGFVSHCGWGSVLESLTNGVPMVAWPLYAEQKMNATLLAEELGVAVKTTVSPAKYVVGREEIARLVTNLVGQNGKSNNPMRDKVREIKVSADKSLCQGGSSYTAMSKVAKVIERGELIAIKKNVETNEGMNIDGKNIAYYGSYN from the coding sequence ATGGATTTGCATAAGCCAGCACACCTGGTTCTACTGTCCAGCCCAGGTTTAGGGCATCTCATCCCCATGATCGAACTAGGCAAACGCTTCCTCATCCACCACAAGTTCAAACTCACAATCCTCGCCATCACTTCCCAAACCTCTCACACTGAATCCCAAATCCTCCGATCAGCCACCAATCCCTCCCTCTACACCATCATCCAAATCCCATCACCCAACATTTCCTCCCTCCTCCCACCCTCCGCCGCAGTCGCCACCCGCATCTACCTAACAATGCGCCACTCCCTACCTTCCATCAAATCCACCCTCACAAACTTACCCATCCCTCCTTCTTCCCTCATCGTCGACATATTCGGAACAGAAGCTTTAACCTTAGCACAACAACTCAACATTCCTAAATTCGTCTACGTAGCTTCCCATGCATGGTTTCTTTCCCTCTGGGTGTATTCTCCCGTTTTGGACAAACAAATCCAAGGCCAATACACTGACCAGAAAGAACCGTTCAAGATCCCGGGTTGTAAACCGGTTCGACCCGAGGATTTAGTTGATCCAATGCTGGACCGGAACGACTTGCAGCATAAAGAGTATCTAGTCTCTGCGAATAACCTCTCCAAAAGCGACGCCGTTTTAGTCAACACGTGGGACGATCTTCAACATAGAGATCTCAAAGCGCTAAATGGGGAGTTATCAGGTGTGATGAAGGTTCCTGTATTTGCTGTTGGACCACTGGTCAGACAAACCGAGTCAGAAACGGGTCAAGATACCGAGTTAATAATTCAATGGCTTAATAAACAACCGAAGGAATCTGTAATTTACGTTTCCTTTGGAAGCGGTGGAACGGTGTCGTATGAGCAAATTAAGGAAATAGCTTTTGGTTTGGAGTTAAGTAAACAGAGATTCGTTTGGGTGGTGCGCGCGCCCACGGCAGAATCTGCGGACGCGGCGTTTTTCACCACTGGATCAAATAACGTGCTTGATGATGAGTTTGATGAGATAAGGAAGCATTTTCCTGAGGGGTTTGTGGAGAGGATTAAGAATGTGGGTTTGTTAGTAAATGAGTGGGCCCCACAAGTAACCGTTTTGAAACATCCTTCTATTGGTGGTTTTGTTTCGCACTGTGGTTGGGGTTCTGTGCTTGAGAGTTTAACGAACGGCGTGCCTATGGTTGCTTGGCCGCTTTACGCGGAGCAGAAGATGAATGCCACGTTGCTGGCGGAGGAGCTTGGTGTGGCGGTGAAGACTACGGTGTCACCGGCGAAGTATGTGGTGGGGAGAGAGGAGATAGCGCGGTTGGTGACTAATTTGGTGGGACAAAATGGGAAAAGCAACAACCCTATGAGGGATAAAGTGAGAGAGATTAAGGTGAGTGCAGATAAATCTTTGTGTCAGGGTGGCTCTTCTTACACTGCAATGTCTAAAGTGGCAAAAGTAATTGAGAGAGGAGAATTAATTGCGATTAAGAAAAACGTGGAGACAAACGAGGGGATGAATATTGACGGAAAAAATATAGCATATTATGGGTCATATAACTAA